The following are encoded in a window of Algiphilus aromaticivorans DG1253 genomic DNA:
- a CDS encoding capsule biosynthesis GfcC family protein: MRSGLKKGGAAALFCACSGKGGVFYRTATLLVVALIGMTAGRVDAEPSPVLCAKDVPHVTLIQGKEAVSCLKADQPLGASELRGASTDGEYAPYYLGAMLLRPASATAGAEMRGAPEQLVLDLLQMQSPEKLKDALSSSWLPKLLGGCYRRSEVALDAVAVQREPARRGFFQAGDIVFVPDLPEWVAVYGTVRAPGRYPFDAALTARDFVEQAGGAGAGGELGEAFVYTPDGRYLSLAITHWNYEPQRVPPGSIIVVPPWRDQAKQWLAELRDEVDLAPESCE, translated from the coding sequence GTGCGTAGTGGATTAAAAAAGGGCGGCGCTGCCGCCCTTTTTTGTGCCTGCTCCGGGAAAGGTGGCGTGTTTTATCGCACAGCAACCCTGCTGGTCGTAGCGTTGATCGGGATGACGGCAGGAAGGGTTGACGCAGAGCCGTCTCCGGTTCTTTGCGCGAAGGATGTGCCGCACGTGACGCTCATTCAGGGCAAGGAGGCTGTGTCCTGCCTGAAGGCGGATCAGCCTCTCGGTGCCTCCGAGCTTCGCGGGGCGTCCACCGACGGCGAGTACGCACCCTATTATCTTGGCGCGATGCTGCTTCGACCCGCCTCGGCGACAGCTGGCGCGGAGATGCGTGGAGCCCCGGAGCAACTGGTCCTTGATCTGCTGCAGATGCAATCACCAGAAAAGTTAAAGGACGCCTTGTCGTCGAGCTGGTTGCCCAAGCTGCTCGGTGGCTGCTATCGACGTTCTGAGGTCGCACTGGATGCTGTGGCCGTGCAGCGTGAGCCAGCTCGGCGGGGCTTCTTCCAAGCCGGCGATATCGTCTTTGTCCCGGATCTTCCGGAGTGGGTGGCGGTCTACGGCACGGTGAGAGCCCCTGGGCGCTACCCCTTCGACGCAGCGCTGACGGCGCGCGACTTTGTTGAGCAGGCCGGCGGCGCGGGTGCTGGCGGCGAACTCGGCGAAGCCTTCGTCTACACGCCGGATGGCCGATACCTGTCCTTGGCGATAACCCATTGGAACTACGAACCCCAACGCGTTCCGCCTGGATCCATCATCGTCGTGCCGCCTTGGCGCGATCAGGCAAAGCAATGGCTCGCCGAGCTGCGCGACGAAGTCGACCTCGCGCCCGAGTCCTGCGAATAA
- a CDS encoding sodium:solute symporter family protein, whose protein sequence is MDTQTWIYLFVGGTFALYIGIALWARAGTTGEYYVANKGIHPVLNGMATAADWMSAASFISMAGLIAFLGYSGSVYLMGWTGGYVLMAMLLAPYLRKFGKFTVPEFIGDRFYSQTARVVAVICLVIMSLTYVIGQMRGAGIAFSRFLEVDITTGLVIGMAVVFTYAVLGGMKGITYTQIAQYVVMIFAYTVPAIFISLQITGVALPQIGLGGTVADGTWLLDKLDGLVTDLGFSAYTEPGGMSMLNMFLLTMALMIGTAGLPHVIIRFFTVPRVRDARKSAGWALVFIGILYTTAPAVGAMAMYNLLNTVQPGEVGTEQGNLVAEERPGWMRTWEETGLLAFDDKNNDGRIQYYNAKNPEFADQAEAYGWGGNELTVDRDIMVLANPEIAGLPGWVIALVAAGGLAAALSTAAGLLLAISSAVSHDLLKSIVAKDISDKQELLAGRISMGVAILVAGYLGLNPPGFAAEVVALAFGIAASSLFPVLMLGIFSTRMNKEGAIAGMLTGLISTLVYIFLFKGWFFFAETAMLPDTAEGWIFGVQPQSFGAIGAVLNFIVAFTVSRMTAPPPAHIQQLVEDVRIPRGAVGATAAH, encoded by the coding sequence ATGGATACCCAAACCTGGATTTATCTCTTCGTTGGCGGCACCTTCGCGCTTTATATCGGCATCGCGCTGTGGGCTCGCGCCGGCACGACCGGCGAGTACTACGTCGCCAACAAGGGCATTCACCCCGTACTCAACGGCATGGCCACGGCCGCCGACTGGATGAGCGCGGCCTCCTTTATCTCCATGGCCGGCCTCATCGCCTTCCTGGGCTACAGCGGATCGGTCTACCTGATGGGCTGGACCGGTGGCTACGTGCTGATGGCGATGTTGTTGGCGCCGTATCTGCGCAAGTTCGGCAAGTTCACGGTGCCCGAATTCATCGGTGACCGGTTCTACTCCCAGACTGCGCGCGTCGTTGCGGTGATCTGCCTCGTCATCATGTCGCTGACCTACGTCATTGGCCAGATGCGCGGCGCCGGTATCGCCTTTTCGCGCTTCCTTGAGGTGGATATCACGACTGGCCTCGTCATCGGCATGGCCGTGGTCTTCACCTACGCCGTGCTCGGCGGCATGAAGGGCATTACCTACACGCAGATTGCGCAGTACGTGGTGATGATCTTCGCCTATACCGTGCCGGCGATCTTCATCTCGCTGCAGATCACGGGCGTGGCGCTGCCGCAGATCGGCCTCGGTGGCACCGTTGCCGACGGTACATGGCTGCTCGACAAGCTGGACGGGCTGGTGACCGATCTAGGCTTCTCAGCCTATACCGAGCCCGGAGGCATGAGCATGCTTAACATGTTCCTGCTGACCATGGCCTTGATGATAGGGACGGCGGGCCTGCCGCACGTCATCATCCGCTTCTTCACGGTGCCCCGGGTGCGTGACGCGCGCAAGTCGGCGGGCTGGGCGCTGGTCTTCATCGGTATCCTCTACACCACGGCCCCGGCGGTCGGTGCGATGGCGATGTACAACCTCCTCAACACCGTGCAGCCGGGCGAGGTCGGTACCGAGCAGGGCAACCTGGTGGCCGAGGAGCGGCCGGGATGGATGCGCACCTGGGAGGAAACCGGTCTGCTGGCCTTCGATGACAAGAACAACGACGGCCGCATCCAGTACTACAATGCCAAGAATCCGGAGTTCGCCGACCAGGCCGAGGCATACGGCTGGGGAGGTAACGAGCTCACCGTTGACCGCGACATCATGGTGCTGGCCAACCCCGAGATCGCGGGGCTGCCCGGCTGGGTGATTGCGTTGGTAGCTGCCGGCGGTCTGGCGGCGGCACTGTCCACGGCCGCGGGTCTGCTGCTGGCGATTTCCTCTGCGGTGTCGCACGACCTGCTCAAGAGCATCGTGGCCAAGGACATCTCCGACAAGCAGGAGCTGCTCGCCGGTCGCATATCCATGGGTGTGGCGATTCTGGTGGCGGGCTATTTAGGACTCAATCCACCCGGCTTCGCGGCAGAGGTCGTGGCATTGGCCTTCGGCATCGCCGCCTCCTCGCTCTTCCCCGTACTCATGCTCGGCATCTTCAGCACGCGCATGAACAAGGAGGGCGCGATCGCGGGCATGCTCACTGGCTTGATCAGTACCTTGGTCTACATCTTCCTCTTCAAGGGCTGGTTCTTCTTTGCCGAGACCGCGATGCTGCCGGACACCGCCGAAGGCTGGATCTTCGGTGTGCAGCCGCAGAGCTTCGGTGCCATTGGCGCGGTGCTTAACTTCATCGTTGCCTTCACGGTCTCGCGCATGACGGCGCCGCCCCCGGCTCACATTCAGCAGCTCGTCGAGGATGTGCGCATCCCGCGCGGGGCTGTCGGAGCCACTGCGGCGCACTGA
- a CDS encoding DUF4212 domain-containing protein translates to MTDEKREAAVAYWKANLRLLLTLLVIWFAVSFGAGILLVEPLNAIPLGGYKLGFWFAQQGSIYTFIVLIFIYVWRMNQLDRKFDVHEE, encoded by the coding sequence ATGACGGATGAGAAACGGGAGGCGGCAGTGGCCTACTGGAAGGCCAATCTGCGACTCCTCCTCACGCTGCTGGTTATCTGGTTTGCCGTGTCCTTCGGCGCCGGAATTTTGCTCGTCGAACCGCTGAACGCGATACCGCTGGGCGGCTACAAGCTCGGTTTCTGGTTCGCCCAGCAGGGCTCGATCTACACCTTCATCGTGCTGATCTTCATATACGTCTGGCGTATGAATCAGCTCGATCGCAAGTTCGACGTGCACGAGGAGTAA
- a CDS encoding TetR/AcrR family transcriptional regulator, which yields MPRKASTQPSTTLQSIRDHAFTLFGRHGYEGVSIGEIATHARLSKGALYWHFPGKEALYLDCLTRLHAIFNEHIFDRMRAGQDPVSRILSLFNGLGTMLTDPRVQTGVAGYWLTPMRSTSPRLDEAQRAFEATSREVIVETLRDGVAQGHFDLQDDLEDMASAIMALVEAIILPLRHQEHGEVSAMLGVLARTLFRAYANSGDLVERARAI from the coding sequence ATGCCGCGCAAAGCTTCCACGCAGCCATCAACCACACTGCAGTCGATTCGCGACCACGCCTTCACGCTCTTCGGTCGTCACGGCTACGAGGGTGTGTCCATCGGCGAGATCGCGACACACGCCAGGCTATCCAAGGGTGCGCTCTATTGGCACTTTCCAGGCAAGGAGGCGCTTTACCTCGACTGCCTGACGCGGCTGCACGCGATCTTCAACGAGCACATCTTCGACCGCATGCGCGCGGGGCAGGATCCGGTCTCGCGCATCCTCAGCCTCTTCAACGGGCTGGGCACCATGCTCACCGACCCGCGTGTGCAGACCGGCGTCGCCGGCTACTGGCTCACCCCCATGCGCTCGACCTCGCCACGGTTGGACGAGGCGCAGCGCGCCTTCGAGGCCACCTCGCGCGAAGTGATCGTGGAGACGCTGCGCGACGGCGTCGCCCAGGGGCATTTCGATCTGCAGGACGATCTCGAGGACATGGCCTCGGCGATCATGGCGCTGGTGGAGGCCATCATCCTGCCGCTGCGCCACCAGGAGCACGGCGAGGTCAGCGCCATGCTCGGCGTGTTGGCGCGCACGCTGTTCCGCGCCTACGCCAACAGTGGCGATCTGGTCGAGCGCGCACGCGCCATCTGA
- a CDS encoding glycine zipper 2TM domain-containing protein, with translation MKPKTAAVISLTLAGALPALASAQMRAEVVEARPYYVSATTTERREICRRPSGLLGGREGQILGGVAGGFIGSEFGSGRGRDIATVAGALLGSEFGRRNFDRGRRDCRVEAVEVPSEAIGGYDVIYEQNGRLWRTRTREHPGAHMAVPMRSSEPKG, from the coding sequence ATGAAGCCGAAAACCGCCGCCGTAATATCGCTGACGCTGGCCGGGGCGCTGCCGGCACTCGCGTCCGCACAGATGCGTGCCGAGGTGGTCGAGGCACGGCCCTACTATGTGTCAGCCACTACCACTGAGCGGCGCGAGATCTGTCGCCGCCCCAGCGGTCTGCTCGGTGGCCGCGAGGGACAAATTCTCGGTGGCGTGGCCGGAGGCTTCATCGGCAGCGAATTCGGCTCGGGGCGAGGCCGCGACATCGCCACCGTCGCCGGCGCCCTGCTCGGCAGCGAGTTCGGCCGCCGGAACTTCGACCGCGGGCGCCGCGACTGCCGTGTCGAGGCCGTCGAAGTCCCCTCGGAAGCGATCGGTGGCTACGACGTGATCTACGAGCAGAACGGCCGCCTCTGGCGCACGCGCACCCGCGAGCATCCAGGCGCGCATATGGCCGTGCCCATGCGAAGCTCGGAGCCGAAGGGATGA
- a CDS encoding response regulator transcription factor — protein MRLLIIEDEQALLDQLAKLLEREGYTVEKATNGEDGGWMASEFALDLAIVDLGLPDISGVEVIRQLRADDKSYPVLILTARDGWQAKVEALEAGADDYVVKPFHEEELLARVRALLRRASGWASAEICSGPFTLDTRGHSLKRGDTSIELTAFEYKVLEYLLLHAGEVISKTRLSEHIYDEETERDSNVIEVFIRRLRTKLDPDDSLHPIETLRGQGYRWSLPRG, from the coding sequence ATGCGATTGCTGATCATCGAGGACGAGCAGGCACTGCTCGACCAGCTCGCCAAGCTATTGGAACGCGAAGGCTATACCGTCGAGAAGGCCACCAACGGGGAGGACGGCGGCTGGATGGCCAGCGAATTCGCCCTGGACTTGGCCATCGTCGACCTCGGGCTGCCGGACATCTCCGGCGTCGAGGTCATCCGACAGCTGCGTGCCGACGACAAGAGCTACCCGGTACTCATCCTCACCGCGCGCGACGGCTGGCAGGCCAAGGTGGAGGCACTGGAGGCCGGCGCCGACGACTATGTCGTCAAGCCCTTCCACGAGGAGGAACTGCTCGCCCGAGTGCGCGCGCTGCTGCGGCGCGCCAGCGGCTGGGCCAGCGCCGAGATCTGCTCCGGCCCTTTCACGCTGGATACGCGTGGCCACAGCCTGAAGCGCGGCGACACCAGCATCGAGCTGACCGCCTTCGAGTACAAGGTACTCGAATACCTGCTGCTGCACGCTGGCGAAGTCATCTCCAAGACGCGCCTTTCCGAGCACATCTACGACGAGGAAACCGAGCGCGACAGCAACGTCATCGAGGTCTTCATTCGCCGCCTGCGCACCAAGCTCGACCCGGATGACTCGCTGCATCCCATCGAGACCCTGCGCGGGCAGGGTTATCGCTGGTCCTTGCCGCGCGGCTGA
- a CDS encoding ATP-binding protein — MSLRPTSLRARLILGALLVLAIFLTAAGVGQERAFRAAALSAEQDKLRGLIYALLGATEPSARGGLVIGDFDLPDPRLTQPDSGLAAWLLTLEDEVVWRSPSALHAPPEHGLGEVGDFHFEETPEHFLTTYHLRWIGTDAEARRYQLLVESSKGSFQQQLTAYRRQLLGWLLAAAAGLLITLMIVLAWLIQPVRRMERELRAVERGDTDELAGRYPDELRPLASALNAMVQTERNQQARYRNALGDLAHSLKTPLAVLDGMLREGNTDVAQTREQVERMRHITEHQLARASHAGRRTLARPQVLAPVVDKIASSMAKVYHDKAPQITQDVPQGLNLRVEEGDLFELVGNILDNACKWCEQAVAISSERDGGSITITVEDDGPGFPEDAQQFLKRGQRADQRTPGQGLGLATVKDLVDLYEGSILIDRSRRLGGARLVLRLRA, encoded by the coding sequence GTGTCGCTGCGGCCCACTTCGCTGCGCGCTCGCCTGATCCTGGGCGCGCTGCTGGTGCTGGCCATCTTCCTGACCGCCGCCGGCGTCGGCCAGGAACGCGCCTTCCGCGCTGCGGCGCTGTCCGCAGAGCAGGACAAGCTCCGCGGCCTGATCTACGCGCTGCTCGGCGCCACCGAGCCCTCGGCGCGCGGCGGCCTCGTCATCGGCGACTTCGACCTGCCCGACCCGCGCCTGACCCAGCCTGACTCCGGCCTGGCGGCCTGGCTACTGACGCTTGAGGACGAGGTCGTCTGGCGCTCGCCCAGCGCGCTGCACGCGCCGCCCGAGCATGGCCTCGGCGAGGTCGGCGATTTCCACTTCGAGGAAACGCCCGAGCATTTCCTGACTACCTATCACCTGCGCTGGATCGGCACCGACGCCGAAGCCCGGCGTTATCAGTTGCTGGTCGAGAGCAGCAAGGGCTCCTTCCAGCAGCAGCTCACCGCCTACCGGCGCCAGCTCCTGGGATGGCTGCTGGCCGCAGCGGCGGGGCTGCTGATCACCCTCATGATCGTGCTGGCCTGGCTGATCCAGCCCGTGCGCCGCATGGAGCGCGAGCTGCGCGCCGTCGAGCGCGGCGACACCGATGAACTTGCCGGCAGATATCCCGACGAGCTACGGCCGCTGGCCAGTGCGCTGAACGCCATGGTGCAGACCGAACGCAACCAGCAGGCGCGCTACCGCAACGCTCTCGGCGACCTCGCACACTCGCTGAAGACGCCGCTGGCCGTGCTCGACGGCATGCTGCGCGAGGGCAACACAGACGTCGCGCAGACGCGCGAGCAGGTCGAGCGCATGCGCCACATCACCGAGCACCAACTCGCGCGCGCCAGCCACGCCGGACGCCGCACGCTCGCCCGCCCACAAGTGCTCGCGCCCGTCGTCGACAAGATCGCCAGCTCCATGGCCAAGGTCTACCACGACAAGGCGCCGCAGATAACGCAGGATGTTCCCCAAGGGCTGAATCTTCGCGTCGAGGAAGGCGATCTCTTCGAGCTGGTCGGCAACATTCTCGACAATGCCTGCAAGTGGTGCGAGCAGGCGGTGGCCATCAGCAGCGAGCGCGACGGCGGCAGCATCACCATCACCGTCGAGGACGACGGCCCCGGCTTTCCGGAAGATGCGCAGCAATTTCTCAAACGCGGCCAGCGCGCCGACCAACGTACGCCGGGCCAGGGGCTCGGCCTGGCGACGGTCAAGGACCTCGTCGACCTCTACGAGGGCAGCATTCTCATCGATCGCAGCCGCAGGCTGGGCGGGGCGCGTCTGGTGCTTCGCCTGCGCGCCTGA
- the murJ gene encoding murein biosynthesis integral membrane protein MurJ — translation MSRSLMKSTGVVGAATLASRVLGFVRDMLQAALFGAGAAMDAFFVAFRIPNLFRRMFAEGAFQQAFVPVLKETQSQGTEEDMRRLIDSVASTMGAFLLLITAAGVLAAPLLMSIFAPGFRADAEKFETAVTLLRWTFPYLLCISLAALASGILNAHGRFAVPAITPVLLNLSLIAAALLYAPSVEALAIAVLIGGILQLCFQLPSVWKLGLLPRPRAGWRDPAVRRIIMLMLPIMLGASISQLSLLLDSVIASFLPGDGSVSWLWYADRLMEFPLGVFSIAIATVILPYLAGQFAGSDAEGFSGTLDWALRLVLLLGAPAALGLLLLAEPIVATLFHHNAFTERDVAMTSAALVAYAFAFVGFSLVKVLIPGFYSRQDTTEPLRLGAIAFGAGMVVSVVVTTALVKAGYARPHVGIAGATAAASWLHAGLLYRRLRLDGVYRPLPGWGIYLLRIGAASLLMSAVALAAAAWFGDWLDAAALQRGFGLLGIIVAAAVTYLLALMLLGLQPLRLLSGLRHRD, via the coding sequence ATGTCCCGTTCCCTGATGAAGTCCACCGGCGTCGTTGGTGCCGCCACGCTCGCCTCGCGGGTGCTTGGCTTTGTGCGCGACATGCTGCAGGCCGCGCTCTTCGGTGCCGGCGCGGCTATGGACGCCTTTTTCGTCGCCTTCCGCATCCCCAATCTCTTCCGGCGCATGTTCGCAGAGGGCGCCTTCCAGCAGGCCTTCGTGCCGGTGCTCAAGGAAACGCAGTCGCAGGGCACGGAAGAGGATATGCGCCGGCTGATCGACAGCGTCGCCTCCACCATGGGCGCCTTCCTGCTGCTCATCACTGCCGCCGGCGTGCTGGCCGCGCCGCTGCTGATGAGCATCTTCGCGCCCGGTTTCCGGGCCGATGCCGAGAAGTTCGAAACCGCCGTCACGCTGCTGCGCTGGACCTTCCCCTATCTGCTGTGTATCTCGCTGGCGGCGCTGGCCTCCGGCATTCTGAACGCGCACGGCCGTTTCGCTGTGCCGGCCATCACGCCGGTGCTGCTGAATCTGTCGCTCATCGCGGCGGCCCTGCTCTACGCGCCGTCGGTGGAGGCGCTGGCCATCGCCGTTCTGATCGGCGGCATCCTGCAGCTCTGCTTCCAGCTGCCTTCGGTCTGGAAGCTGGGGCTGCTACCGCGGCCGCGCGCGGGATGGCGCGACCCGGCGGTGCGCCGCATCATCATGCTGATGCTGCCCATCATGCTGGGGGCGTCAATCTCCCAGCTCAGCCTGCTGCTGGATTCGGTGATCGCCTCCTTCCTGCCCGGCGATGGCAGCGTCAGCTGGCTTTGGTACGCGGATCGCCTGATGGAGTTCCCGCTGGGGGTGTTCTCCATCGCCATCGCCACGGTGATCCTTCCCTACCTGGCCGGGCAGTTCGCCGGCAGCGACGCCGAGGGCTTCAGCGGCACGCTGGACTGGGCGCTGCGCCTGGTGCTGCTGCTGGGCGCGCCGGCGGCGCTAGGGCTGCTGCTGCTGGCGGAACCCATCGTTGCCACGCTCTTTCATCACAATGCCTTCACCGAGCGCGACGTCGCCATGACGTCGGCGGCGCTGGTGGCTTACGCCTTCGCCTTCGTGGGCTTCTCGCTGGTCAAGGTGCTGATTCCGGGCTTCTACTCGCGGCAGGATACGACCGAGCCGCTGCGCCTGGGCGCCATCGCCTTCGGCGCCGGCATGGTGGTATCGGTGGTGGTAACCACGGCGCTGGTAAAAGCCGGCTACGCCCGCCCGCACGTCGGCATCGCCGGCGCCACGGCCGCAGCAAGCTGGCTGCATGCCGGACTGCTCTATCGGCGCCTGCGCCTGGACGGGGTTTATCGGCCGCTACCGGGGTGGGGCATCTATCTGCTGCGCATCGGTGCCGCCAGCCTGCTCATGAGCGCCGTGGCGCTGGCAGCTGCCGCCTGGTTCGGCGACTGGCTCGACGCCGCCGCGCTACAGCGCGGCTTCGGCCTGCTCGGCATCATCGTCGCGGCGGCGGTCACCTACCTGCTGGCGCTGATGTTGCTCGGCCTGCAGCCGCTGCGGCTGCTGTCAGGGCTCCGGCATCGCGACTGA
- the rpsT gene encoding 30S ribosomal protein S20 — translation MANSPQARKRALQNEKRRTLHASQRSMVRSSIKKVINALEAKNAEAARSAYQEMVPLLDRYAGRGLIHKNKAARHKQRLHKHVRELESA, via the coding sequence TTGGCCAATTCGCCCCAGGCGCGCAAGCGCGCGCTCCAGAACGAAAAGCGTCGCACGCTGCATGCATCGCAGCGCTCGATGGTGCGTTCCTCCATCAAGAAGGTCATCAACGCCCTCGAGGCGAAGAACGCCGAAGCCGCACGCAGCGCCTATCAGGAAATGGTGCCGCTGCTCGATCGCTACGCCGGTCGCGGCCTCATCCACAAGAACAAGGCAGCGCGCCACAAGCAACGCCTGCACAAGCACGTCCGCGAGCTCGAGAGCGCCTGA
- the proB gene encoding glutamate 5-kinase, which produces MSQQRSALSAVRRLIVKVGSSLVTNQGKGLDNAAIADWVAQIAELRSSGVQVVLVSSGAVAEGRARLGMSERPRTLHALQATAAVGQMGLVRAYENAFAQHGLNTAQVLLTHEDVAERGRYLNARSTLRTLLEWGVVPVVNENDTVSTDEIRLGDNDTLAALVCNLVEAEALVILTDQDGLYTRDPRLGDGAELIHNISLSDARLEAMAGDGMGTLGRGGMRTKLTAARWAARSGASTIIAHGRAERVLNRLLAGEEDLGSMLHADALRVGARKRWIAGQLQARGALHLDEGAVGALSRGGASLLPVGVRSVEGSFSRGDVVRCLAPDGTEVARGLVNYGAEEASRICGVPTREINERLGYVGEAELIHRDDLVLS; this is translated from the coding sequence ATGAGCCAGCAGCGCAGCGCGCTCTCCGCCGTGCGGCGGCTGATCGTCAAGGTTGGCAGTTCGCTGGTCACCAACCAGGGCAAGGGTCTCGACAACGCCGCCATCGCCGATTGGGTGGCCCAGATCGCGGAGTTGCGCAGCAGCGGCGTCCAGGTCGTACTGGTATCCAGCGGCGCGGTGGCCGAGGGCCGCGCGCGGCTGGGCATGAGCGAGCGCCCGCGCACGCTGCACGCGCTGCAGGCCACCGCCGCAGTCGGGCAGATGGGCTTGGTGCGCGCCTACGAGAATGCCTTCGCCCAGCATGGCCTGAACACGGCGCAGGTGCTGCTCACGCACGAGGACGTCGCCGAACGCGGCCGCTATCTGAATGCGCGCAGCACGCTGCGCACCCTGCTGGAGTGGGGCGTGGTGCCGGTGGTCAACGAGAACGACACCGTCTCCACCGACGAGATCCGCCTCGGCGACAACGACACCCTGGCCGCGCTGGTCTGCAATCTGGTCGAGGCCGAGGCGCTGGTCATCCTCACTGACCAGGATGGCCTCTACACGCGCGATCCCAGGCTGGGGGACGGCGCCGAGCTGATCCACAACATCTCGCTGTCCGACGCGCGCCTGGAGGCCATGGCGGGCGACGGCATGGGCACGCTGGGGCGCGGCGGCATGCGCACCAAGCTGACGGCCGCACGCTGGGCGGCGCGCTCGGGGGCCAGCACCATCATCGCCCACGGCCGGGCGGAGCGGGTGCTGAACCGTCTGCTTGCCGGCGAGGAAGATCTGGGCAGCATGCTGCACGCCGATGCGCTGCGCGTCGGTGCCCGCAAGCGCTGGATCGCCGGGCAGCTACAGGCCCGCGGTGCGCTGCATCTCGACGAGGGTGCGGTGGGTGCGTTGAGCCGCGGTGGTGCCAGCCTGTTGCCGGTGGGGGTGCGTTCCGTCGAAGGAAGCTTCTCGCGCGGCGACGTCGTGCGCTGCCTGGCGCCGGATGGCACCGAAGTCGCCCGTGGCCTGGTGAACTACGGCGCCGAGGAAGCGAGCCGCATTTGCGGTGTGCCGACGCGCGAGATCAACGAACGCCTGGGCTACGTCGGCGAGGCCGAGCTGATCCACCGCGACGATCTGGTCTTGAGCTAA
- the cgtA gene encoding Obg family GTPase CgtA, translated as MKFVDESRIRVDAGSGGPGHVSFRREKYVPFGGPDGGDGGHGGSVYAIADSGLNTLADMRFHRRFRAKDGENGGKANRTGGAGEDIEIPMPLGTIIHDDETDEYLGEITPTTPRVLLAKGGARGLGNARFKSSINRAPRQSTPGYAGESRQLRLELAVMADVGLAGLPNAGKSTLLASMSAARPKIADYPFTTLYPQPGVVAVDPLRSFVMVDIPGLIAGAADGAGLGHRFLRHLSRTRLLLQLVDLMPVEGGVAEQVRTIADELEQYSETLGNRPRWLVFNKADLLDADAAQAAADAAVAELGWEGPSFIISAATGGGLEKLGRAVMDWLEARRAEEAAAAQDAQEDTPAPEAE; from the coding sequence GTGAAGTTCGTCGACGAAAGCAGAATCCGCGTGGATGCCGGCTCCGGTGGCCCAGGGCACGTATCCTTCCGGCGCGAGAAGTACGTGCCCTTTGGCGGGCCGGACGGCGGCGACGGCGGCCATGGCGGTAGCGTCTACGCCATCGCCGACAGCGGCCTGAACACCCTCGCGGACATGCGCTTTCATCGCCGCTTCCGGGCCAAGGACGGGGAAAACGGCGGCAAGGCCAACCGCACGGGTGGGGCCGGTGAGGACATCGAGATCCCGATGCCGCTGGGCACCATCATCCACGACGACGAAACCGACGAGTACCTCGGCGAGATTACGCCGACGACGCCGCGCGTGCTGCTCGCCAAGGGCGGTGCGCGCGGTCTCGGCAATGCGCGTTTCAAGAGCAGCATCAACCGCGCGCCGCGTCAGAGTACGCCCGGCTACGCCGGCGAGTCGCGCCAGCTGCGTCTGGAGCTGGCGGTCATGGCCGACGTCGGTCTCGCCGGCCTGCCCAATGCCGGCAAGTCGACGCTTCTGGCCTCCATGTCCGCCGCGCGCCCGAAGATCGCCGACTACCCCTTCACTACGCTCTATCCGCAGCCCGGCGTCGTCGCGGTGGACCCGCTGCGCAGCTTCGTCATGGTCGACATCCCCGGCCTGATTGCCGGCGCTGCCGACGGCGCAGGGTTGGGACATCGTTTCCTGCGCCATTTGTCGCGCACGCGGCTGCTGCTGCAGCTGGTCGATCTCATGCCGGTCGAGGGTGGCGTCGCCGAGCAGGTGCGCACCATCGCCGACGAGCTGGAGCAGTACAGCGAAACCCTCGGCAATCGCCCGCGCTGGCTGGTCTTCAACAAGGCCGATCTGCTCGACGCCGACGCCGCGCAGGCGGCTGCCGACGCTGCGGTTGCCGAGCTGGGCTGGGAGGGGCCCAGCTTCATCATCTCCGCGGCGACCGGCGGCGGGCTCGAGAAGCTCGGCCGCGCCGTTATGGACTGGCTGGAAGCCCGTCGCGCCGAAGAGGCGGCCGCCGCGCAAGACGCGCAGGAAGACACCCCGGCCCCGGAGGCGGAATGA
- a CDS encoding type II toxin-antitoxin system RelE family toxin, which yields MTWTIEFETRAAKEFRDLDTPLRRRVRAYLEGRVLAQAHPRRLGKALKGRHTGLWRYRVGDVRGICELRDTELVVLVIRIAHRGSVYE from the coding sequence GTGACCTGGACGATTGAGTTCGAAACGCGGGCAGCGAAGGAGTTTCGCGACCTCGATACGCCGCTACGGCGCCGGGTTCGTGCCTATCTCGAAGGTAGGGTGCTTGCGCAGGCGCATCCGCGCCGGCTCGGCAAGGCGCTGAAAGGGCGCCATACCGGGTTGTGGCGCTATCGGGTGGGCGATGTACGGGGCATCTGCGAGCTGCGCGACACCGAGCTCGTGGTGCTGGTCATCCGTATCGCTCATCGCGGTAGTGTTTATGAATAG